A genome region from Magnolia sinica isolate HGM2019 chromosome 8, MsV1, whole genome shotgun sequence includes the following:
- the LOC131254361 gene encoding acyltransferase GLAUCE-like, giving the protein MGDLVTNSLEAYIAAFRKHLSVFRMVVAEAMGLLIYHRLVMKLKIQNIEIEEDFEPSCASAKVVDLNKESLGFCVEKVKEAIEMVTDEYVKSVVDWLEVYRGVPSILDENFYVSAWWKLPFHELDFGYGRPTYGGPVVSGMDEFVLLLSDGIGVRRGGGDNVWMALEQEKIEKFMMHVFEM; this is encoded by the exons ATGGGAGATTTAGTCACAAATAGCTTGGAAGCCTATATTGCAGCATTTAGGAAGCACCTCAGTGTCTTTAGAATGGTGGTGGCAGAGGCCATGGGTCTTCTTATCTATCACAGACTGGTGATGAAATTGAAAATTCAGAACATTGAAATTGAAGAAGACTTCGAACCTT CTTGTGCAAGTGCAAAGGTGGTGGATTTGAATAAGGAGTCTTTGGGATTTTGTGTTGAGAAGGTGAAAGAAGCAATAGAGATGGTGACAGATGAGTATGTGAAATCAGTAGTGGATTGGTTAGAGGTTTATAGAGGGGTCCCTTCCATTTTagatgagaatttttatgtgtcaGCTTGGTGGAAGCTGCCCTTCcatgagttggattttgggtatgGGAGGCCCACCTATGGTGGCCCAGTTGTGAGTGGAATGGATGAGTTTGTGTTGTTGCTCTCTGATGGTATTGGGGTGAGGAGAGGTGGAGGTGACAATGTATGGATGGCCTTAGAACAAGAGAAGATAGAGaaattcatgatgcatgtgttcgagATGTAG
- the LOC131253604 gene encoding protein FATTY ACID EXPORT 3, chloroplastic, protein MKALHASHIFSLQRPYLPRSIRAVRFLHPSHPSVAPKGLGLRYLALDPRRRPGFYLSRPIAASAASHKEEPHTEIEVEKGNGEVKTNTEESQEEWEKTLESFKEQALKMQAVSKEAYEVYSEKAMIILMETSKQLKIQAEKTRHDLAVVAKEISEESKEYLSAAAENSPEPVKDIVETFTSSSDELKEVSEVRDFYLGIPYGALLSIGGFLSFMLTGSISAIRFGVILGGALLALSISSLRSWKHGEASAPFLKGQAAIAVIIFIRELRLLCQRPSFPTSFMTLISGGMVVFYLYRIGLSGLDGHKGGPSAEQIPEN, encoded by the exons ATGAAAGCTCTTCACGCCTCCCACATTTTCTCTCTGCAGAGGCCTTACCTGCCTCGTTCCATCCGGGCCGTCCGTTTCCTCCATCCATCGCATCCGTCCGTTGCTCCTAAAGGCCTCGGGCTTCGTTACCTAGCCCTCGATCCCCGCCGCAGGCCGGGGTTCTATCTCAGCCGTCCGATCGCCGCTTCTGCCGCTTCTCACAAAGAAGAGCCG CATACAGAGATTGAAGTGGAAAAAGGGAATGGGGAGGTCAAAACAAATACTGAGGAATCACAGGAAGAATGGGAAAAAACGTTAGAATCTTTTAAAGAGCAAGCATTGAAGATGCAAGCCGTGTCAAAGGAAGCATATGAAGTGTACTCTGAGAAAGCAATGATAATTTTGATGGAAACATCGAAGCAGTTGAAAATTCAAGCGGAGAAAACAAGACACGATTTGGCTGTAGTTGCCAAAGAAATCAGCGAAGAAAGTAAAGAATATCTTTCTGCTGCAGCTGAGAATTCCCCTGAGCCTGTGAAGGATATTGTGGAAACTTTCACCTCCTCATCTGATGAACTGAAAGAAGTGTCTGAAGTTCGTGACTTTTACCTTGGAATTCCATATG GTGCACTTCTTTCTATCGGTGGCTTTCTTTCCTTCATGCTAACTGGCAGCATTTCTGCGATTCGGTTTGGTGTCATCCTTGGTGGCGCTCTTTTGGCACTAAGCATATCAAGTTTAAGATCATGGAAGCATGGAGAGGCATCTGCTCCATTCTTGAAGGGTCAAGCAG CAATTGCAGTTATAATCTTTATAAGGGAGTTGCGCTTGCTGTGTCAG agGCCATCTTTTCCCACTTCTTTTATGACCCTCATCAG